One Pseudomonas sp. AN-1 genomic region harbors:
- a CDS encoding MSHA biogenesis protein MshJ — translation MSDLAQRWQGLSAREQWMAAGVALLLPAMAWLLLGHDPLAQRLARLQTERQGAETRLLEARSADAELQARAAVDPDRALRQALLAAQALRERQLAGLEEETAALIDPQRMRQVLQELLQSRPQLRLLALESFSAPLELPAALPEGEHQPAAAEREQPDAVPVLYRHGMRLTLEGSYFELRDYLRGIEQQSRQPGGRRLFWERLDYQVGEAGPGKARIVIELYTLSRHAGWVGV, via the coding sequence CGCGAACAGTGGATGGCCGCCGGCGTCGCCCTGCTGCTGCCGGCCATGGCCTGGCTGCTGCTCGGCCACGACCCGCTGGCCCAGCGCCTCGCGCGCCTGCAGACCGAGCGCCAGGGCGCCGAGACCCGCCTGCTCGAGGCACGCAGCGCCGATGCCGAACTGCAGGCGCGCGCCGCCGTCGACCCGGACCGGGCGCTGCGCCAGGCGCTGCTCGCGGCCCAGGCGCTGCGCGAGCGCCAGCTCGCCGGTCTGGAGGAGGAGACGGCCGCGCTGATCGACCCGCAGCGCATGCGGCAGGTGTTGCAGGAACTGCTGCAGAGCCGTCCGCAACTGCGTCTGCTGGCTCTGGAGAGTTTCTCCGCGCCGCTCGAGCTGCCCGCCGCCCTGCCGGAGGGCGAGCACCAGCCGGCCGCCGCCGAGCGGGAGCAGCCGGACGCCGTGCCGGTGCTCTACCGCCACGGCATGCGCCTGACCCTGGAGGGCAGCTACTTCGAGCTGCGCGACTACCTGCGCGGCATCGAGCAGCAGAGCCGCCAGCCCGGCGGCCGCCGCCTGTTCTGGGAGCGCCTCGACTACCAGGTCGGCGAGGCCGGCCCCGGCAAGGCGCGCATCGTCATCGAGCTGTACACCCTCAGCCGTCATGCGGGGTGGGTCGGTGTCTAG